One region of Vibrio pelagius genomic DNA includes:
- the hisC gene encoding histidinol-phosphate transaminase, which produces MEKLARKQVQALTPYLSARRIGGSGDVWLNANESPFDNEYTLNLARLNRYSECQPKEMIEAYAQYAGVNAEQTITTRGADEGIELLIRAFCEPGEDAILYCPPTYGMYAISAETIGVERKVVPLTTDWQLDLPAIEAQLDNVKVVFVCSPNNPTGNLVNRKDIIKLLEMTQDKAIVVMDEAYIDFCPEASTVDLLDQYPNLAILRTLSKAFALAGLRCGFTLANKELIDVLLKVIAPYPVPVPVAEIATQALSQEGLARAKFQVLDLNANRAYLQAGLMGMPQLTVFDGWGNYLLVKFPDGDALFKAAWDNGIILRNSPIEDCVRISVGNREECEKTLGFIRNFYQ; this is translated from the coding sequence ATGGAAAAGCTAGCAAGAAAACAAGTTCAAGCCCTAACGCCTTATTTGTCAGCACGACGAATCGGTGGTTCTGGCGATGTGTGGCTTAATGCCAATGAGTCTCCATTTGATAACGAATATACGCTGAATCTTGCGCGTCTAAATCGTTATAGTGAGTGTCAACCAAAAGAGATGATTGAGGCGTACGCTCAATACGCGGGTGTTAACGCTGAACAGACCATCACAACTCGTGGTGCGGACGAAGGTATTGAGCTACTGATTCGCGCTTTCTGTGAGCCGGGTGAAGATGCAATCCTTTACTGTCCACCAACCTATGGAATGTACGCGATTAGCGCGGAAACTATCGGTGTTGAGCGAAAGGTTGTTCCGTTAACCACCGATTGGCAACTCGATCTCCCAGCGATCGAAGCGCAGCTTGATAACGTTAAAGTTGTATTTGTATGTAGTCCAAACAATCCAACAGGTAATCTGGTTAATCGTAAAGACATCATTAAGCTGCTGGAAATGACGCAAGACAAAGCGATTGTAGTGATGGATGAAGCATACATCGACTTTTGCCCAGAAGCCTCGACGGTGGATCTTTTGGATCAGTATCCAAACCTTGCGATCTTAAGAACGCTCTCTAAGGCGTTTGCTCTGGCTGGTTTGCGCTGCGGCTTCACGCTAGCGAATAAAGAGTTGATTGATGTGCTTCTTAAAGTTATCGCACCTTACCCAGTACCAGTTCCAGTAGCAGAGATTGCCACTCAAGCGCTTTCTCAAGAAGGGCTAGCTCGTGCGAAGTTCCAAGTGCTTGACCTTAATGCAAACCGTGCTTACCTACAGGCTGGCTTAATGGGGATGCCACAACTGACGGTGTTCGATGGTTGGGGTAACTACTTGCTCGTTAAATTCCCTGACGGTGATGCACTGTTTAAAGCGGCGTGGGACAACGGCATCATTTTACGTAATTCGCCGATCGAAGATTGTGTTCGTATCAGCGTTGGTAATCGAGAAGAGTGCGAAAAGACACTTGGTTTTATTCGAAACTTTTACCAATAG
- the hisD gene encoding histidinol dehydrogenase, which yields MRMRTVVWQSLSESQQDSVLERPAISEGANITAAVSEVIAKVRSEGDAALTELTEKFDRVTPKSIRVSADEIEQASARLTAEMKQALEQAYSNIAKFHEAQKPQPIKVETQPGVVCEQVTRAINTVGLYIPGGSAPLPSTVLMLGVPAQIAGCRKVVLCSPPPIADEILYVAKLCKIDEVYNVGGGQAVAAMAYGTETVSKVDKIFGPGNAYVTEAKRQVSNDFRGAAIDMPAGPSEVLVIADETADADFIAADLLSQAEHGPDSQVVLVTPSPVIADQVTEAVQKQLKELSRADIAQQALASSLIIIAESITQAVAISNFYGPEHLIVQTKSPRELLPLLDNAGSIFLGDWSPESAGDYASGTNHVLPTYGYTKTYSSLGLADFSKRMTVQELSADGLKGLAPTVVTMAEAEGLDAHKRAVTIRVEKLNRAEA from the coding sequence ATTCGCATGAGAACCGTTGTTTGGCAATCTTTAAGTGAATCTCAGCAAGATTCTGTACTAGAGCGTCCTGCGATTAGTGAGGGCGCAAACATCACCGCGGCTGTTTCTGAAGTTATCGCTAAAGTGCGAAGTGAGGGCGATGCTGCTCTGACTGAACTGACTGAAAAGTTTGATCGAGTAACGCCAAAATCGATCCGCGTTTCAGCGGATGAGATTGAACAAGCGAGTGCTCGTCTAACAGCAGAAATGAAGCAAGCGCTAGAGCAAGCTTACAGCAACATTGCCAAGTTTCACGAAGCGCAAAAACCGCAACCTATTAAGGTCGAGACTCAACCTGGCGTTGTATGTGAGCAGGTGACTCGCGCTATCAATACGGTTGGTCTTTACATTCCGGGTGGTAGTGCTCCGCTTCCCTCAACGGTTCTAATGCTTGGTGTTCCGGCTCAGATCGCAGGTTGTCGTAAAGTGGTGCTTTGTTCACCACCACCGATTGCCGACGAGATTCTGTACGTAGCGAAGCTTTGTAAAATTGATGAAGTGTACAATGTGGGTGGCGGCCAGGCTGTTGCCGCGATGGCTTACGGTACTGAAACCGTGTCCAAAGTCGATAAAATATTTGGCCCTGGCAATGCTTACGTTACCGAGGCGAAGCGTCAAGTGAGTAACGATTTCCGTGGTGCAGCGATTGATATGCCTGCAGGTCCTTCTGAAGTACTTGTTATCGCAGACGAAACAGCAGATGCCGACTTCATTGCTGCGGACTTGTTGAGCCAAGCTGAACACGGCCCCGACTCTCAAGTGGTATTAGTAACGCCATCACCAGTGATTGCAGACCAAGTAACGGAAGCGGTTCAGAAGCAACTCAAAGAATTGTCTCGTGCGGACATCGCGCAACAGGCGTTGGCATCGAGCCTAATCATTATTGCAGAATCGATTACGCAAGCGGTCGCAATTTCTAACTTCTACGGCCCTGAGCACTTAATTGTACAGACTAAGAGCCCGCGCGAACTTCTGCCTCTGCTTGATAATGCAGGTTCAATTTTCTTAGGTGATTGGTCACCAGAATCAGCGGGTGATTATGCATCGGGTACCAACCACGTTCTTCCAACTTATGGTTATACCAAAACCTACTCTAGCTTAGGTTTGGCAGATTTCTCCAAGAGAATGACCGTTCAAGAGCTATCAGCAGATGGCTTGAAAGGTCTCGCGCCAACGGTTGTTACCATGGCTGAAGCAGAAGGACTTGATGCACACAAACGTGCCGTAACCATCCGAGTTGAAAAACTCAATCGTGCTGAAGCATAG
- the hisG gene encoding ATP phosphoribosyltransferase: MQTQRLRIAIQKKGRLSKECQDLLKKCGVKFNIMGERLVVHSLNMPIDLLLVRDDDIPGLIMDGVVDLGFIGENELEEVRLDRLALKEPAEFQTLRRLDFGGCRLSIAINKDEKYNGPQDLAGKRIATTYPQLLKAYMDEQGVDFSTCMLTGSVEVAPRAGLADAIADLVSTGATLEANGLKEAEIIFQSKATLIQRTGEFDADKTALIEKLLTRMQGVQQAKESKYIMLHAPTSQLEQIKALLPGAEDPTVLPLSTDKDKVAVHLVSTENLFWETMEQLKELGASSILVLPIEKMMG; the protein is encoded by the coding sequence ATGCAGACACAACGCCTAAGAATCGCAATTCAAAAGAAAGGTCGCCTAAGTAAAGAGTGCCAAGACCTACTAAAAAAATGTGGTGTTAAATTCAACATCATGGGTGAGCGCCTAGTTGTACACTCACTAAATATGCCAATCGACCTATTATTGGTTCGTGATGATGACATCCCAGGTTTGATCATGGACGGTGTTGTTGACCTTGGCTTCATCGGTGAAAATGAACTGGAAGAAGTTCGTCTCGATCGCCTCGCTCTTAAAGAGCCTGCGGAGTTCCAAACATTGCGTCGTCTTGATTTCGGTGGCTGCCGTTTATCTATCGCAATCAATAAAGACGAAAAGTACAACGGGCCGCAAGACTTAGCGGGCAAGCGTATCGCGACAACTTACCCTCAGCTTCTAAAAGCTTACATGGACGAGCAAGGTGTTGATTTCAGCACTTGTATGCTGACTGGCTCTGTGGAAGTGGCTCCTCGTGCTGGACTAGCCGATGCGATTGCTGACCTAGTTTCGACAGGCGCAACACTAGAAGCGAACGGTCTAAAAGAAGCCGAAATCATTTTCCAATCTAAAGCGACTCTGATTCAACGTACTGGTGAATTCGACGCAGACAAAACAGCACTGATTGAAAAGCTACTGACGCGTATGCAGGGTGTTCAACAAGCGAAAGAGTCAAAGTACATCATGCTACACGCTCCAACTTCTCAACTTGAGCAAATCAAAGCGCTGCTACCAGGTGCTGAAGATCCAACGGTTCTGCCTCTTTCAACGGACAAAGATAAAGTTGCAGTTCACCTAGTAAGTACAGAAAACTTATTCTGGGAAACGATGGAACAACTAAAAGAGCTAGGTGCGAGTTCAATCCTAGTATTACCAATCGAAAAAATGATGGGGTAA
- a CDS encoding Na+/H+ antiporter NhaC family protein, giving the protein MNLIDFATSPLSLLPPLVALSLAIVTRRVLVSLGIGIVMGAILLADYSVGNAANYVVTKVSGVFIEDGGINTWNMSIVGFLLLLGMMTALLTLSGGTRAFAEWAQSRVKSKRGSKLLAAFLGVFIFVDDYFNSLAVGAISRPVTDRFYVSRAKLAYILDSTAAPMCVIMPASSWGAYIMTIIGGILVTHGMTEYSALGAYIRLIPMNFYAVFALLMVFAVAWFGLDVGKMRDHEIEASQGRGFEGDNDSQQAHDLNEELDIEESQNGSVSDLIMPIVSLIVATVAAMLYTGGAALAADGQAFNLLGAFENTDVGKSLVYGGILGLIVALATVVKQKLPVAEIVRTMWIGARSMFGAILILVFAWTIGSVIGDMKTGTYLSSLATGNIDYHWLPVILFLLAGLMAFSTGTSWGTFGIMLPIAGDMAGATDLALMLPMLSAVLAGSVFGDHCSPISDTTILSSTGARCNHIDHVATQLPYALSVALVSCVGFIVLGMTASVALSFSAAALTFVGVCFALGYFSRCKMATCKS; this is encoded by the coding sequence ATGAATTTAATAGATTTTGCAACATCACCTTTATCATTGCTGCCGCCGCTTGTGGCATTGAGTCTCGCTATTGTGACTCGTCGCGTTTTAGTTTCTCTTGGTATCGGTATTGTAATGGGGGCTATTTTACTGGCTGATTATTCAGTTGGTAATGCCGCGAACTATGTTGTTACTAAGGTATCGGGTGTTTTCATTGAAGACGGCGGTATCAACACATGGAACATGAGTATTGTCGGGTTCCTTCTTTTATTAGGTATGATGACGGCGTTGCTAACGCTATCTGGTGGTACTCGTGCGTTTGCTGAATGGGCACAGTCTCGTGTTAAAAGCAAACGTGGTTCTAAACTATTAGCTGCATTCTTGGGTGTATTCATCTTTGTTGATGATTACTTCAACAGCCTAGCCGTTGGTGCGATCTCTCGTCCTGTAACAGACCGTTTCTATGTATCTCGCGCTAAGCTTGCTTATATTCTAGATTCAACAGCTGCTCCAATGTGTGTGATCATGCCGGCATCTAGCTGGGGTGCATACATCATGACTATCATCGGTGGCATTCTAGTGACTCATGGTATGACCGAGTACTCGGCACTGGGCGCATACATCCGTCTTATCCCAATGAACTTCTACGCTGTGTTTGCACTACTTATGGTATTTGCAGTGGCGTGGTTTGGTCTTGACGTAGGCAAAATGCGTGACCACGAAATTGAAGCATCTCAAGGCCGTGGCTTTGAAGGCGACAACGACAGCCAACAAGCTCACGATCTAAATGAAGAGCTAGACATTGAAGAGAGCCAAAACGGTTCTGTGTCTGATCTGATCATGCCTATCGTATCTCTTATCGTGGCGACAGTAGCAGCGATGCTATACACCGGCGGCGCAGCACTGGCAGCTGACGGCCAAGCGTTCAACCTACTGGGTGCGTTTGAAAACACAGATGTCGGTAAGTCTCTTGTCTACGGTGGTATCTTAGGTCTAATTGTTGCCTTAGCAACTGTGGTTAAGCAAAAACTGCCTGTGGCGGAAATTGTTCGTACTATGTGGATTGGTGCTCGCTCAATGTTTGGCGCAATCCTGATCCTTGTATTCGCATGGACAATCGGTTCTGTTATTGGCGACATGAAAACAGGTACCTACCTATCTTCACTAGCGACGGGCAACATTGATTACCATTGGCTACCGGTTATTCTATTCCTACTTGCTGGTCTAATGGCGTTCTCTACTGGTACATCATGGGGTACTTTCGGTATTATGCTACCAATTGCAGGTGATATGGCTGGCGCGACAGATCTTGCACTTATGCTGCCAATGTTAAGTGCGGTACTGGCAGGTTCAGTATTTGGTGACCACTGTTCTCCGATCTCTGACACAACGATTCTCTCTTCAACTGGTGCGCGTTGTAACCACATCGACCACGTAGCAACACAGCTTCCTTACGCACTGTCTGTGGCTCTAGTATCGTGTGTAGGCTTCATCGTTTTGGGTATGACGGCTTCTGTAGCACTCTCATTCTCAGCAGCAGCATTGACATTCGTTGGTGTGTGCTTCGCACTGGGTTACTTCTCGCGTTGTAAAATGGCAACGTGTAAGAGCTAA
- a CDS encoding H-NS family nucleoid-associated regulatory protein, which produces MSELTKTLLNIRSLRAFSRELTLEQLEEALDKLTIVVQERQEAEAEERAARAEQEAKLAAIADQIAKDGIDVADLIAALSGESKAKGAKSKRAPRPAKYKYVDANGQEKTWTGQGRTPSAIQQQLDAGKSLEDFAI; this is translated from the coding sequence ATGTCTGAATTAACAAAAACTCTATTAAATATCCGTAGCCTTCGTGCATTCTCACGTGAATTAACTCTTGAGCAACTAGAAGAAGCACTAGACAAACTGACTATCGTTGTGCAAGAGCGTCAAGAAGCTGAAGCTGAAGAACGTGCTGCTCGTGCAGAACAAGAAGCAAAACTAGCGGCTATCGCTGATCAAATCGCTAAAGATGGCATCGACGTTGCAGATCTAATCGCGGCTCTTTCTGGTGAGTCAAAAGCTAAAGGCGCTAAATCTAAACGTGCACCACGTCCTGCTAAATACAAATATGTTGATGCAAACGGTCAAGAGAAAACTTGGACTGGTCAAGGTCGTACACCTTCAGCGATCCAACAACAACTTGATGCTGGTAAATCTCTAGAAGATTTCGCTATCTAA
- a CDS encoding inosine/guanosine kinase, which translates to MKFPGQRKSKHYFPVHARDPLVSQSQNSKKMSRTHIIGIDQTLVDIEAKVSSELIEKYGLSKGHSLVINDEAAESLYQELKEQCLITNEYAGGTIGNTLHNYSVLADDRSTLLGVMSQDIKIGSYGYRYLCNTSSRMDLNHLQGVDGAIGRCFALITEDGERTFAISEGQMNQLNPDSIPEKIFKSASALVLTAYLVRCKPGDPMPEATMKAIEYAKKYDVPVVLTLGTKFVIQDDPEFWKDFLEQHVTVVAMNEDEAEALTGESDPLAASDKTLDWVDLVLCTAGPVGLFMAGYTEESAKRETTLPLLPGSIAEFNRFEFSRPAHKALCESPIKVYSHIAPYMGGPEKIKNTNGAGDAALSALLHDMAANKYHKENVPNSSKHQHSFLTYSSFSQVCKYSNRASYEVLVQHSPRLSRGLPEREDSLEEAYWER; encoded by the coding sequence ATGAAATTTCCTGGACAACGTAAATCAAAGCACTATTTTCCGGTTCATGCTCGTGACCCATTAGTGAGCCAATCTCAAAACAGCAAGAAGATGTCTCGCACTCATATTATTGGTATTGACCAAACTTTGGTGGATATCGAAGCGAAAGTGAGTTCAGAATTAATTGAAAAGTATGGTTTAAGTAAAGGTCATTCTCTCGTTATCAATGACGAAGCAGCAGAGTCTCTATACCAAGAGCTAAAAGAGCAGTGTCTGATTACTAATGAATACGCTGGTGGCACCATTGGTAACACGCTACACAACTACTCAGTGTTAGCGGATGACCGCTCAACGCTATTGGGTGTAATGAGCCAAGATATCAAAATCGGCAGCTACGGTTACCGTTACCTATGTAATACATCAAGCAGAATGGATCTGAACCATTTACAAGGGGTAGATGGCGCAATCGGTCGTTGCTTTGCTTTGATCACTGAAGATGGGGAACGCACCTTTGCAATCAGCGAAGGTCAAATGAACCAGTTAAATCCAGACAGCATTCCAGAGAAGATTTTTAAAAGTGCTTCTGCGTTAGTTCTTACCGCATACCTCGTTCGTTGTAAGCCAGGCGACCCTATGCCTGAAGCGACAATGAAAGCGATTGAGTACGCGAAGAAATACGATGTGCCAGTGGTACTGACGCTAGGTACTAAGTTCGTTATTCAAGATGACCCTGAGTTTTGGAAAGACTTCTTAGAGCAACATGTAACGGTTGTTGCAATGAATGAAGATGAAGCCGAAGCCCTAACAGGTGAAAGCGATCCTCTCGCTGCTTCAGATAAAACTTTGGATTGGGTAGATTTGGTTCTATGTACCGCAGGTCCAGTAGGTCTGTTTATGGCTGGTTATACAGAAGAGTCTGCGAAGCGCGAAACGACCTTACCGTTGCTACCGGGTTCTATTGCTGAATTCAACCGTTTTGAATTCAGTCGCCCTGCGCATAAAGCGTTGTGTGAATCTCCTATTAAAGTTTACTCGCATATCGCCCCTTACATGGGTGGTCCTGAGAAAATTAAGAACACCAATGGTGCGGGTGATGCTGCGTTATCTGCGTTGCTACACGATATGGCTGCAAATAAGTACCATAAAGAGAACGTACCAAATTCAAGTAAGCATCAGCACTCATTTTTGACTTACTCTTCATTCTCACAGGTATGTAAATATTCAAACCGTGCGAGTTATGAGGTGTTAGTTCAGCACTCTCCACGTTTATCTCGCGGTCTTCCTGAACGTGAAGACAGTTTAGAAGAAGCATACTGGGAGCGTTAA
- the mnmA gene encoding tRNA 2-thiouridine(34) synthase MnmA, with product MSDISSGNSQKKVIVGMSGGVDSSVSAYLLQQQGYQVEGLFMKNWEEDDNEEYCTAAEDLADAQAVCDKLGIHLHTINFAAEYWDNVFEYFLAEYKAGRTPNPDILCNKEIKFKAFLEFADEVLDADYIAMGHYVRRTFPTQEELDAGKKPEMLRGLDSNKDQSYFLYTLSSDQVARSLFPVGELEKPEVRKIAEEQGLITAKKKDSTGICFIGERKFTEFLGKYLPAQPGDIETPEGKVIGKHNGLMYHTLGQRKGLHIGGTKGGGGNEAPWFVGEKDLKRNVLIAVQGKDHPLLKSEGLIASQLHWVDRAPITDVLKCTVKTRYRQTDIPCTIIPIDDENIKVIFDEPQIAVTPGQSAVFYQGEVCLGGGIIEKRI from the coding sequence ATGTCAGATATCAGCTCTGGAAACAGCCAAAAGAAAGTAATTGTCGGTATGTCCGGCGGTGTAGATTCGTCAGTTTCGGCGTATCTTCTCCAGCAACAAGGCTATCAGGTAGAAGGCCTTTTCATGAAAAACTGGGAAGAAGACGATAACGAAGAGTACTGTACGGCAGCTGAAGATCTTGCGGATGCGCAAGCGGTTTGTGACAAGCTAGGTATCCACCTTCACACCATTAACTTTGCTGCAGAGTACTGGGACAACGTATTCGAATACTTCCTTGCAGAATACAAAGCAGGTCGTACGCCAAACCCAGACATTCTTTGTAACAAAGAGATCAAATTCAAAGCCTTCCTTGAATTTGCGGATGAAGTACTAGACGCAGACTACATCGCAATGGGTCACTATGTTCGTCGTACTTTCCCAACTCAAGAAGAGCTAGATGCAGGTAAAAAGCCTGAAATGCTTCGTGGTCTAGACAGCAACAAGGACCAAAGCTACTTCCTATATACGCTTAGCTCAGACCAAGTTGCGCGCAGCCTATTTCCTGTAGGTGAGTTAGAAAAGCCAGAAGTACGTAAGATCGCAGAAGAGCAAGGTCTTATTACTGCGAAGAAGAAAGATTCAACAGGTATCTGCTTCATCGGTGAACGTAAATTCACTGAGTTTCTAGGTAAATACCTACCAGCACAGCCAGGTGACATTGAAACACCAGAAGGCAAAGTGATTGGTAAGCACAACGGTCTGATGTACCACACACTAGGTCAGCGTAAAGGCCTGCATATCGGTGGCACTAAAGGCGGCGGCGGCAACGAAGCTCCATGGTTTGTTGGTGAGAAAGACCTTAAACGCAACGTATTGATTGCAGTACAAGGTAAAGACCACCCTCTTCTAAAATCGGAAGGTTTAATTGCGTCGCAACTGCACTGGGTAGACCGCGCACCAATTACTGATGTTTTGAAGTGCACAGTAAAAACTCGTTACCGCCAAACAGATATTCCTTGTACAATCATTCCAATTGACGATGAGAACATCAAGGTTATCTTCGACGAGCCTCAAATTGCAGTGACTCCAGGTCAGTCAGCAGTATTCTACCAAGGCGAAGTTTGTCTTGGTGGCGGCATCATCGAAAAACGCATCTAA
- the hflD gene encoding high frequency lysogenization protein HflD translates to MANTLYDRTIAFAGICQAVALVQQVAKDGYCDKDAFEASLSAILNTNPANTVGVFGRESNLKLGLECLVKGIDSTPAGSDITRYIISLMALERKLSGRNDAMSQLGDRIQTAERQAEHFDLFDDQMISNLASIYLDVVSPIGPRIQVSGTPSVLQQTSNQHKVRALLLSGIRSAVLWRQVGGKRRHLIFGRKKMVEQAQILLARM, encoded by the coding sequence GTGGCCAACACACTTTATGACCGTACAATCGCTTTCGCTGGAATCTGCCAAGCAGTCGCTTTGGTTCAACAGGTAGCAAAAGACGGCTATTGTGATAAAGATGCCTTTGAAGCTTCACTCAGTGCGATTTTAAATACTAATCCAGCGAATACTGTGGGCGTATTTGGTCGCGAATCCAACTTAAAGCTTGGTCTAGAGTGCCTAGTAAAAGGTATCGATAGTACTCCTGCAGGCAGCGACATCACGCGTTACATCATTAGTTTGATGGCACTAGAGCGTAAGCTGTCAGGTCGCAATGACGCAATGTCTCAACTGGGTGACCGCATTCAAACCGCGGAACGCCAAGCTGAGCACTTTGATCTTTTTGATGATCAGATGATAAGCAACCTAGCGAGTATCTATCTTGATGTGGTGAGCCCTATTGGTCCACGCATTCAGGTTTCAGGTACACCTTCAGTCCTTCAACAGACATCAAATCAACACAAAGTACGTGCCCTGCTTCTTTCTGGGATCCGCAGTGCCGTTCTTTGGCGTCAAGTAGGAGGCAAGCGTCGCCACCTAATCTTCGGACGCAAGAAGATGGTTGAGCAAGCTCAAATCCTCTTAGCAAGAATGTAA
- the purB gene encoding adenylosuccinate lyase: MELSALTAVSPVDGRYGSKTTALRSIFSEFGLLKYRSIVEIRWLQKLAATDAIAEVPAFSAEANKFLDELAANFSEEDAARIKEIERTTNHDVKAVEYFLKEKVAGVPELHAVNEFIHFACTSEDINNTSHALMLKEARDEVILPEIQNIIDAIKALAVEYRDIPLLSRTHGQPASPSTMGKEMANVAYRMERQYKQIANVEILGKINGAVGNYNAHLSAYPEVDWHQFSEEFITESLGVTWNPYTTQIEPHDYIAELFDAVARFNTILIDFDRDVWGYIALGHFKQKTIAGEIGSSTMPHKVNPIDFENSEGNLGLANAVFGHLAQKLPISRWQRDLTDSTVLRNLGVGVGYAIIAYTSTLKGISKLEVNREALLAELDQNWEVLAEPVQTVMRRYGIEKPYEKLKELTRGKRVDGEAMRNFIDGLELPEHEKARLKEMTPANYIGQAIELTDKL; encoded by the coding sequence ATGGAACTGTCAGCATTGACTGCTGTTTCACCAGTAGACGGCCGTTACGGAAGCAAGACAACTGCACTTCGCAGCATCTTTAGTGAGTTTGGTCTACTAAAGTACCGCTCTATCGTTGAAATTCGTTGGCTACAAAAGCTTGCGGCAACAGACGCAATCGCAGAAGTACCGGCATTCAGTGCAGAAGCAAACAAGTTTCTAGATGAACTAGCAGCAAACTTCTCTGAAGAAGATGCAGCTCGCATCAAAGAGATCGAGCGTACAACTAACCACGACGTTAAAGCGGTTGAGTACTTCCTTAAAGAGAAAGTAGCTGGTGTTCCTGAGCTTCACGCTGTAAACGAGTTCATCCACTTCGCTTGTACTTCAGAAGACATCAACAACACGTCTCATGCTCTAATGCTAAAAGAAGCTCGTGATGAAGTGATTCTTCCTGAAATCCAAAACATCATCGATGCTATCAAAGCACTTGCTGTTGAATACCGCGACATCCCTCTTCTATCTCGTACACACGGCCAACCAGCTTCTCCATCAACAATGGGTAAAGAGATGGCAAACGTGGCGTACCGTATGGAGCGTCAATACAAGCAAATCGCGAACGTTGAAATCCTTGGTAAGATCAACGGTGCTGTAGGTAACTACAACGCTCACCTTTCTGCTTACCCAGAAGTTGATTGGCACCAGTTCTCTGAAGAGTTCATCACTGAGTCTCTAGGCGTAACTTGGAACCCATACACAACTCAAATCGAACCACACGATTACATCGCTGAGCTATTCGATGCAGTTGCACGTTTCAACACAATCCTAATCGACTTCGATCGTGACGTTTGGGGCTACATCGCTCTAGGTCACTTCAAGCAGAAGACAATTGCTGGTGAGATCGGTTCTTCAACTATGCCTCACAAAGTTAACCCAATCGACTTTGAAAACTCTGAAGGTAACCTAGGTCTAGCTAACGCTGTATTCGGCCACCTAGCACAAAAACTGCCTATCTCTCGCTGGCAGCGTGACCTAACTGACTCTACGGTTCTTCGTAACCTAGGTGTGGGTGTTGGCTACGCGATCATCGCATACACTTCTACTCTGAAAGGTATCAGCAAACTAGAAGTTAACCGTGAAGCACTACTTGCAGAGCTAGACCAAAACTGGGAAGTTCTTGCAGAACCAGTACAAACAGTAATGCGTCGCTACGGTATCGAGAAGCCATACGAGAAGCTAAAAGAGCTAACTCGTGGTAAGCGTGTAGATGGCGAAGCAATGCGTAACTTCATCGACGGTCTTGAGCTTCCAGAGCACGAGAAAGCACGTCTGAAAGAGATGACGCCAGCGAACTACATCGGTCAAGCAATCGAGCTGACTGACAAGCTGTAA
- the htpX gene encoding protease HtpX, with protein MKRVMLFLATNLAVVLVLSVVLNIVYAVTGMQPGSLSGLLVMAAVFGFGGSFISLMMSKGMALRSVGGMVIESPRNETEHWLMETVSRQAQQVGIGMPTVAIYDSPDINAFATGAKRDDSLVAVSTGLLHSMTRDEAEAVLAHEVSHIANGDMVTMTLMQGVVNTFVIFLSRFIANIVASNDNEEEGGSNMMVYFGVSIVLELIFGFLASFITMWYSRHREFHADAGAARLVGKEKMIAALERLKVSHEPQLEGSMMAFGINGKKSLSELLMSHPPLDKRIASLRNM; from the coding sequence ATGAAGCGAGTAATGTTGTTCCTTGCAACCAACTTAGCGGTTGTATTGGTACTAAGTGTTGTTCTTAATATTGTATACGCTGTAACGGGGATGCAGCCTGGCAGCCTGTCTGGATTGCTCGTAATGGCTGCCGTATTCGGTTTCGGTGGTTCTTTTATTTCTTTGATGATGTCAAAAGGGATGGCTCTACGTTCTGTTGGCGGTATGGTGATTGAAAGCCCTCGCAATGAAACAGAACATTGGCTGATGGAAACGGTAAGCCGCCAAGCTCAACAAGTAGGTATCGGTATGCCAACCGTCGCTATCTATGATTCACCAGATATCAACGCATTTGCTACAGGCGCTAAACGCGATGATTCATTGGTTGCAGTTTCAACGGGTCTACTGCACAGCATGACTCGTGACGAAGCTGAAGCGGTACTTGCTCACGAAGTTAGCCACATCGCAAACGGTGATATGGTAACAATGACTTTGATGCAAGGCGTTGTGAACACATTCGTTATCTTCCTGTCTCGCTTCATCGCGAACATCGTTGCTTCTAATGACAACGAAGAAGAGGGTGGCAGCAACATGATGGTGTACTTCGGTGTGTCTATTGTTCTTGAGCTAATCTTTGGTTTCCTAGCGAGCTTCATCACAATGTGGTACAGCCGTCACCGTGAGTTCCACGCAGATGCAGGCGCAGCGCGCCTAGTGGGTAAAGAGAAGATGATCGCTGCTCTAGAGCGTCTAAAAGTAAGTCATGAACCACAGCTTGAAGGTTCGATGATGGCGTTTGGTATCAATGGTAAGAAGTCTCTGAGTGAGCTGCTAATGAGCCACCCACCGCTAGACAAGCGTATCGCGTCTCTGCGTAACATGTAA